A genomic stretch from Mya arenaria isolate MELC-2E11 chromosome 10, ASM2691426v1 includes:
- the LOC128204394 gene encoding uncharacterized protein LOC128204394 gives METEVVNPEVGAGAAMEAEVATMDPEVGSRGGNGGGGGGCGSRGGGMGGNGGQVALVDPQVRAGATVEAEVAMGDPGVGGRGVNGGGGDGCGSREVGAGAAMEVEVEVVDPEVRAGASLEAEVAVVDPEVGPRATMEAEVAAVDLEVGEGRQCSGGGGGGYRG, from the exons ATGGAGACGGAGGTGGTGAATCCAGAGGTGGGAGCAGGTGCGGCGATGGAGGCGGAGGTGGCAACTATGGATCCAGAGGTGGGGTCAAGGGGTGGCAATGGAGGCGGAGGTGGCGGCTGTGGATCCAGAGGTGGGGGCATGGGCGGCAATGGAGGGCAGGTGGCGTTGGTAGATCCACAGGTTAGGGCAGGGGCGACAGTAGAGGCGGAGGTGGCGATGGGGGATCCAGGGGTGGGGGGTAGGGGCGTCAATGGAGGCGGAGGTGACGGCTGTGGATCCAGAG AGGTGGGGGCAGGTGCGGcaatggaggtggaggtggaggtggtggatCCAGAGGTTAGGGCAGGGGCAAGTTTGGAGGCGGAGGTGGCGGTGGTGGATCCAGAGGTGGGGCCAAGAGCGACAATGGAGGCGGAGGTGGCGGCTGTGGATCTAGAGGTGGGGGAGGGGCGGCAATGTAGCGGAGGTGGCGGTGGTGGATACAGAGGTTAG